The genomic DNA TCAGCAGAATTTAAACAcgtttgagatcaaactgcaaGTGTTAGATAtgcttacattttaacattcaaaCTCTAAAATACCAACAAACCAGTGTGAGTGCAGAAAAAAGTGTCATTTGATAGTTTAACGATATAATTTGTTACAAGCCGACAGATGGAGAAACTATGTCCAGCCCTGGAAATACAACATCATTATTACTTGTGACATGACATCATTTAGTCCAGCCCTGAGTCAACCCTCCCTATCCAGACCAGACAGGGTTAAAGACAAGGGTTCCTGTTttcaactacaaaaaaatggcTTACAAGAGGATGTGACAAAAGGGAACTCACAATCTACTTCAGATTTACATACAAGATAAAACCAAATGACAGAACTGCAACTTCTTGTAAGAAATTAGAAGGAAATGTGAATTGCACGATATGCTTTAAGAATacatagttttgtttttttatttgactgaGGTTATCTTTCAGtgccatttcatttattttcttattttttgtagaatattcttatgcatttaaggttaaaatggatgtaacccattggttaataataaaaggGTCTGTTTTTCTTATACCAACTGTTGCCGACAATTGTTTTGTTTGAGTaaaatcacttgatcaagccttttttaaacattccacactacagaatAATTAccgtaataaaagtatgtgtatTTCATGGTGATATCGAATCGGCCGCTACTCAAGGCTACAATAtcgattttgtatttttggaaatGAAATAGTCCCATCAGAAGTTTAGAACACCCCCGAACAaaaatgtggggttttttttcatcttttaacAGGATTATTTGCAACAAAATGCAATGCATCAACGTTTCTAGTAGGGGTGTGCAtcgccatgaatctgacgacacaatacaattcacaatttgcatgtcacgatacaatatatcccgatacacatcgtgatatatcgcgacatcaataattacaaatttcatacatctataaaagtagtcagtatgttttttgaaaacaaagtgcaacttccaagctaaaatgcattgagtagTGAGATAGTTTAAAAAGGTCTGATCATGTGGTTCACTGACTGGGCATTTATGTGCTATGCatgttagtgcaattaaatggatttttttcttaaagacaATAATACAATCAATACGATAATCGTACGGTGAAATATCACTATTTCATTACACTCTTACTTTCTAGACATAGTAAAAGAATAGTCCAGCACATCCAAGTttagctataataatgaggtaTTACTTTTTTGAATGAGcatcaaaatacatttcctCAGGTCCATGCAACAATGAATGGTCACTTTTTAAGTCTTAGTTTCATATGTAtcaattgatttatttcaaCGCAGTAGGTTTGGATCTATAGCAGGTCTTTCACTGCTATTCTGGTTCCAGAGGCCCCTGGTAACTGGGGTGAGGATGAACATTTGGGGAAGGAAGCAGAGCCTGTGTGGAAGTTTGCACAGCTGTAGACTGTCCAGCAACTGTGCGTTGGTGATGTGTTTAATAAAGCCGGCTCGGATCGTCCCACCTCACTGTGAGGTAACACAGTTTAGTGGATCCATCCAAGTCTCACCTTTGTCTGAAAAATGTTGGACTTTCTCCAGCCTTTCCTGACATCCTATAACTCAACTaaggtcgcgagacactgggaggcgATCGCCAGATGCCGTCAAGAAaccaagaatatttttttttaaccatttgagcccatttttgcttattttcaccctttttctacaactacaccaaacttgctgtgttttaacctattttcttcagttttttctccgtttaatgcatttttgctacattactaccatttctgccacttctccatcaaatttcaatgccttttctgcacatttctttccactttcaattttcattacattacattttcaacactttcaTACCCTTTCCGCCACTTTTACCAcataatgtcgcatatgttgtgCCATTATTGTCATtcttaagccaatattgacactttgaacccttttttctgtctgttttttgccactctaacaacttttaaccaatttatgtgatttttaaaaaatcccatttcaccaacttttccaccattttcagtcagtttttctgatgaaaacaaGGATAATCCTtcagtatacagtatactatggtgcaaataataataaacttcctggataacagtgaatattattcaaataaatagataaatgcgGTTATCACAGTTTCATAGAAGAATAGACCATAATGTTACAGGTACAGTAGGGGTCCCTGGTGTCTGGCACCTTCATTTTAggggttgcgggctgaaaagggttgagaaccactgctctaacttGACTGTTGAATTAAAGGTAGTGATGAAAGCAAATCTTGGCAAGATGGTTTGGCTTACTGATGATGTTTCTCTTCTCTATTCCAAAAGCCTTCATTTCCTGCTGACTATAGCCAGTTTATATAATTTAGTCCCAGAGAagaataaaagtgttttaaggCCCAAGGAGAACACAACACAGTATTCAGCCTCTCTGCAGTCTTTAAAAGATAGAATCTAAAAGACTTGGAAGGACGAATGATAGATGTTGGAAGCTTCAGGTATGCACACTTTTTTCATTAATTACCACATCTGCTCTGTTTGCACAGCACACCCACACTCAAATAACAAGGAATCCAATATAGCATTTTACAGCTTTGAATATagagagaacaaaaaaaaaaaaaaacacgaaagaGCATCTTGACAGTGTTAAACCCAAATGAAATGCTACCCGCAAAGAACTGTCTAAAGCACTAGCATTTTATTAAGGCACACAGGAACTAGTATAACCTACAGCTTCTCACTTTCACctattttaaagaaatgtttcCTTTGAAATATTAAACTTCAcactttattgaaaaaaatattcaatttcTGAGATGTCCTCAGAAAATAACTTATATTTACATATCCTGCATTTCAGTATAATATTGTGAATACATTGTGCATTTTGAACTGAGTGAAATATGGATCCCAGGGACATAAAAGTCAAATGAACCTGCACACAGCACTAAGCAGGCAAAGGCTGGTTCTCTCCGACACCCTCGTTTGTCTTGGCGGCTGCAGACTATTTGTTTATCCCATTGCATGCTCATTATTTTCTGCCAGAGCTTTTGGGATTCTTCCTCATggaatgcacaaaaacacagaaagaaagggagaaagaaagcaaaaaagatAAAGGACAAAAGGGAAAAGATTTTCAGCGTGAttatgccctagtttgcacttccgtGTACaaatgatatgtaaagtatgtaaggcacctaCAATATTTTCACATTAAGTCTCTGCAACATCTTCATTTAAAATTTTGTGACTAATCTTTATTTAATGTAAGGaaatgtgtaataatttgaggaaaactgcaggatttgtgaataaaaatgactgtcatCACGTGATATAAGTACAGATGTTTGATATGACATTTTTGCTGATATTTTCCAATACATAATTTCAGATTTTCCGATGTAAATCGATCACAGACCGTCCCCTTCCACTCAATTTAACAGGTTAAGGCTACTTTTAATGCATGTTTTCTACAAACATAAACTGTAAAATATGAATACTCGGatgaaaataatttcataatgTGTTTAACAGGTCTCAAACCATAACACATATAGGTTTTTCAATAATGGTagaaaaactgaaagtgatgccAGCCTATATTAGGTTTTATGGCAATTATTGGCCTTTAATATCACCCATCTCTAGCTAGAAGTACAGGAAAACTGTGTGCCTTGGCACATATTTTGGCATTTCATTGAGCAAGTGAGGCAAACAGCTTCCAAAGAACATCAATGAGTCACAGCAGTTCTATCTCTGTTTTATACTTGTTCTGCTTCTGAGAGAAAGCAGATTGTCAGACTTGCTGCAGCTTTTCTGCGtccttcaaacaaacaaaaaccctgCTGGAGACATTAAGCTGCTCTTGAGATGCTGATGTTGCTGATCGCGACCTCTGACCTTCCCCTGACAGAATCTGCCTTTGATGATTAATGTTACATCCCAGTGATTATTATATTCAGATCCACGGATAAGAGCAGGGTCTGGGTGTGGGTGGGTAGCTTTACTGCGCAATGAAAGCGAGATTTGGACCTATAATATTAGGTGATGAGCCTTTGATGTCAGTGGATGTTAAACAGCCTAAATATAACAAACATGTGTTGGTTTTTAtgggtgggggaaaaaaatcacaatactagagaaaaaagacacaaaagagcGCAGAGCCAAACTCCAAATGCCTGATCCATGAACCCACGTTGCCGCCCAGCTTTTGACTGAAGTcgcagctgtttttttttttttttttttttttttttgttgttttaaacgACCAGGAAATGAGAATGCAGAAAATACACGATTTTGTAAAAACGCACACCTGAAATCAACGATACACGCGTGAAATCAGCGTGCGTAACGGGTAGGTAACGCAGCGTAAAGCGCGACACGGCTTCTACTCCCTCTGCTTTACaaaagacaactacaaaaaaaataaaaaaaaataaataccaaggATAAAAGACAACGTAAGCAAACACGGTGACCGGCTTCACTCACCGTGCACGCTTCCACATCGCGTCCTGGCCGCAGATTGTCTTGGAAAAGGCGAGGCGACGCTTCAGCGTTGCCGCCTGTCAACGGGGAAGGAGGAGTTTGTGTTTACCGGCTGTCAGAGTCGgagtgcacgcacacacacacacgcacacgcacaccacCACAGGGCTCCAGAGGCAAAGAGAGAGAGCCGCAGTCTGGCAGAAACCTTCACTGCAACCATGGCTTTAGTCCTCACACCGACAAATGAGAAGAAAACACCCAGGATGCGCGTCACGGTCCACTGGTccataaaaaatgtgaaatttatGGTCCAAACAGATGAAAACgccaaaaatgtgtgtgtgagagtgagaaAAGTATGGCAGAAATCCCCTCACCTCCACCTACTAAAGAACAGCCAATAAGTCTTCAAATGATGGAGATTATGtggagattaaagttgaaatgtcgagattaaagtcgaaaagactgaaattacaatattgtgaaaaaaatttGAAGGTTTgcaataaagtcaaatctacggaagagGTTTAGggtcaattttgatggagaaaaaatgttggtcaaaTCTAGAATAAAGTCCAAATGTCGAGATAAACGTTGAAATGTCAAGAATGACGTTGAAATATAACGTCGAGAGTAGAGTCACAGTttcgaaaataaactcaaaatacaatattatgaTAAAAGTTggtttgctaatgaagtcaaaacTACGGAAGGGGACTACGGCCAATTCACCGACAGACTGAATGCGCCACCTCTTCCAAACCTCACTGGTTTTTTCATTCTGAACAGATTATGTTTTTGACATTATCTCTTCAAAATCcttaaatagattaaaacactgtgtttatgagctaaaagagaaaGAATCCCTtcgttattaaacccaactttgaatTATAGTTTATTCATTAATACGCAGTATTTTGTAGACGGCCAtgaatctgctgtttgttgtcatggtGAAATGACCCTCGTAAGCTTCTCCTTTACTAGCAgatctttgacttttatcacaattttgtagattttagttcaatttcaaaatgttgacattaatTTCGTCTTTGCGACTTTAATCTTCATTTGCCCAAAATATTTTCTCAATcaaaaattggccctaatctgcttccctATTTTAAACATGATGCTCCTTAGACAAAAACGTATCTGCCaacctatttttgttgttttgttggacttttttcaatttttgactGGGCAATTTCCTGATGGTTTACATCATTGCGATAACTTAATCAAGGTGGCtgtttttgttaataataatcCTAATTTTCATAATGATCTTGCTGACTGTGTGTGACTTCTTTGGGTCGTCTGGTTTCCCTAAAGTCCAGAACAACCCAAGAGAGCAAGAGATGGTCACGAAAATTATTCCCCTAACCATAATCCATAACGTTAACCCAAAGATATGATTAAATGTCATGATAGATTTAGTGAAGAGTGTGATACATCTTGTGAGGAATTGGCAACTTTTCCGGTGTGTGGACATTTTGTCTAAAATGAGCTCCATGAACCTAGAAAGGGTAAATAAAAGATAGATTTGGCCCATGGCACACAAACGTTGGGCTTTTCTTAGTTTGTCTTCTGCTGTCAGCAAGTGTTAATTAAGGTAAATTTAGACTTTTAAAAtgagtggatgtgtgtgtgttcacgcGCCTCCATCTCTGTGTGTACATCCTTCAATGAACTCCTGACCTGGTCGTCTTGTACTCTGTCTTGCAGGCTGAGTAATCTGGGATTGGCAGCTGCTTATTGCGATcagaacaaactagaacagaggatgaatgaatgatatgTGTAGAAATGCCAGGGATGGACATGTAGTGACGGTGGCAGCCTCTTGAATCACAGCCAACGTCTTGGCAGTTCCTGTGTCGAGCATCACAGACAGTTTAAACTTTGatccagacataggcaactggcggcccttggtctatctttgtgtggccccaaaacaaaattgcaaTTCATGAGGTTGGAatttatatgaagcccaacataacacacaaaattccagaaacacagaaaacgacagcataatgcacaaaatgtcgacagaagtacacaaaacaatgacaaagacacactaaacaaacacaaaataccaacaaaattgcacaaaatgacaacaataacacagaaaatataacaaaaacacacaaaaaggcaacaaaaatattgCCAcgttgacaagaaaatagatcTTATCAATTCAAAAACACCAAAtttctaaaaactaaaaaaaaatcaagaaaacctacacaaaaggactaaaaagacaaaaagcctttgttctttcctgtaaaaATGTTCAGACGGGTCATTATTCAAAGGGGGTGTACTACAAATCTAGATtgcctcttatcgcgctaacttccaggatttaatcagtgtgtgctggactacgaagcttgCTGGAGattaatcactatggcaattaaTGCTGAACAGCTGACCTGGTCACGACCAGGTTTGGCTCTGGCTTGGATGTTagcgagtgctaaagcccctcctcctgaccaatcagatctcttagaaaacgacctgcccattgttagaagatcctggttggtgcagatctgacaactgagtttaggaaagacgattattaattataaaggCAATCCTTTCATTAAACGATGacagatatagatttatatcaaaTGTACTGATTTACAGTCAGCTGGTGAAGCCTGTGTGTCGATCCAAGTGCGCGGACGAGTGAaatcattaatttattaattaattaattcattcattcatacgctggggctgacattatcagcaggaacatgcaCAATGTGCTCTTATCCCAATGTGTGTGATAGAGATCTaattgaatagaaacacgtgtgtgctgtaataaagtttaactgctgagcactgtccgtttatcatccaatggatcaATATCATAAATATTCTGccttcctgccttttctgtaacaacagagttgtctttggtctgaattgtggattttaattattcatcattttaaacttcaccAACCTGGTCGGTacaaagttatgaagtggatcagatttgagcgagtataaaagctccgcctccttgCTGTGAGCTGCACTAATctactgttgctcttcactgtcatcatggatttatattgattatatttgtttaagatcataagctgttcctccattcgttgtaaagacgctcagtctgctagttttctccattgattggtcatacgctgcaatctccacccctttcatgtgcacgCGCATGTAGCGAGGCTGTAATcacttaaattagcgtgttgtgatcaCAGGTGATTGACCTTCGTGGTACAGCTTGTGTCTGAGAAGTAAAGTTTGGTTAGTTCAAGccagctaacggagattaatccaatcTAGATTGGTAGTATATGAATGATGATAATGTGGCTCTTGGATcatcagacaaacacatttttgtggccatCTCTGCTTTAATAACTGAAAGTCATAAAACAAACTGTTATCAGTGTTACGAGCAAATCTTTTGAGCCCCTTAATTATAAATAATGCTAACAATGTTATGGTGGTGTGTTAGAGCTTAAAAATTGGAGCTTGTATTCTTACCCAAACTGGCAGAACCATTAATGACCGGTgaaatttgacactttttatttGGCCACTCCTCTTTCTGTAAGTCAAGTTTTATTGGTTTGTAATCATATGAAAAGAACTTTCCTACTTTGACAGCTAAAGATACCGGACCGTATGGTAAACCATCAACCTTTCTTGCCTTAGTCTCAACCAAACGATGTGATTCCCTTTCACAACCATACAGACCACACTGTGTTTCTAAAGGTTGGTGGAACTGGTATCTTCACCATGACAACAACCAGTTCTACCTTCACCCAAACCAAAGGTCACTGTCATAAAGCAGAGGTTTTATTGCCAGCAGTTCATATTTCACTCCACCCTGGAAGGTAACACAGAATCTTCAGAGGATCAGAGGTTTTCTCtgggatttagatttaactcaCGCAACTGGAATATAGACAGCAATAATGCCCTCCAttgagaaaatactgtatttcatGTCCAGCGGGCTGGTAACTTCTATATCCGTGGGACTGCTGGGGTTTGGCATGTCGGAGCAGTGGGCCGAGGCCACCATGTCCTGCGCAAGAGGAGGAACTGGTTTCTTTAATGGGAGTGCAGTGATCATCTTGGATCTTTTTAATGGGACATTGCAAAGAAACTTTTGTCCAGGGTTTGGAGGACAAGAAAAATTTGAAGGTAATAAGAGACGATGAGTCAAAGTTTTGTGATGTGTTATTATGACCAGATAGTTTCTGATTTGTCTGTCGTCTGAttgtccatccattcatccatccatccccgTCAGTCTTTTCATTCAGTAAATAATTATGTAGCTGAAAAATATTTACCACCATCAGTATTAAGCAGTAAAAACAACCTTTCTGAATAAAAGTAGCCTACtgatgaaaaaaacatgagTAAAAGTGGAAGTCACAGATGAGAATCATTTGTTGTATGAAATTGCAAGTAATAAAACAGTACAATTGTTACACATAATCTATGGTCTGCATGATTGagtttagattagattaaattatACTTTAatttatcccacagtggggaaattcacatgtgacagcagccaaagacacaaagatTAAGAAagccaaatacaaatacagaaaggaaaaataaaataaataataaaaaataaaataagtaatagaTTGTTGGTCATATGGGAGACCATTTCCGCCACTAAAATTActgaattattttcattttagtgGCGTAAACGGGCTTCCATATGGTCAAGATAacagtacagaaaaaatatatataagtgGTAAGTGGGGTTTTACAATGGATACTGAGTAATAGTGCATATATTAAGGCACTTTAACCTCCTAATCCAGGTTCCCAACATTAATAATATTGAGCACTTTAAGAAATATCATACAAGTTGGTTCCTGTAATAGAGCAGAACTCATACCATGTAATGAAATTCCTTGACAACATGAATCTACCagaggtgggacgatatatcgtgCAACAAGATATTGCGATATTAGAACATGACAAGATTTATTGGGGGAAACATAAAAGATACAAATTCAATTTCCAAAGGTTTCAATTGCTCCCAGATAATGTAGATATGCTAATAATCGGAAAAAGAACATTTCCATTTCTGAAATCTGGGCTGTTCTAGTTTGACGTTCAAAAATGTTATGCAAAGTTCATGCAGATACAtgatttggtttttggtttttaatagTCCCACTTTTGGgagtttttgcattttaaataggaaaaatatATCTTATTTATCTTGTTGTTTTATCTTACATTTCGTATTctcttgagttgaaaaggttataTGCAAAgtatatgtaaatatgtcattgtgCCCAAAGTCGgtcaaattaaagcattaatatttattaaacttttttttttgttttctttttccctGTCCGAAATATTGTCTTGTATCAATATCATGAGCCCAGTATCGTGTGTTGTCTCATTGTCTTGTGAACTGTGTATATTGTCCCACCCCTAGCATTTACCACTAAACCCATTAGGTAACAGCTACTTTCATTTATCAAAGCAGAAATTTAAGATAAGGGCTTATTACCAGGACCATTATGAATTCATTAACATCTCTGTTATCTTACATAAAACTCTGATATTGTCTGATACAgctatatttacaatattacacaGCAGTAACGTTAGCAGTGGGTATATTAGCAAAGTAGCAGGTGAAATAAGGTCTTGATTTACCTCAATATGTTTCATGAGGTTGCCAGAAAGCTTTTGAAAGCGAACCAAGATTTAAGTCAATGTGATTTAAAGATGAACAGCTTCGATTGTGTTTGACTCGcgggaaacacattttatgccaACATTACCGAAATTTTTGGAGACCCTTCATGGTGCTACTGAAAAAACGTAGAAGacagaagagatgcttttgttttgaaaaggggatgtttgatctttagcttgaagccggtacCAGTACAATTTTActttccgctcgcaatgcatcatgaaatgattgagtatgactagtgtgcccatcgtgcatacctaaaaaatgtccccatatagtatacatccgggtatttctcgcgtactcggtcttttcatactatctaatgtgaacgtacTACATAGGAAGTTtaacgtcagacttagtatgagtagtacgctagtatgtaattttgaacacagccttggTCTGCAGCTGAGTTATAAAGACATCCTTCAGATCttaagttgttgttgttcatcAAAAGCTTTATTTCAGTCAAAGACCTGCTTCCAACGGCTCCTTATTAGAGTTCAGGGGACAGTTTAAGGAAGAACATCCTAATCCCTTCATTCAAGTCCATTTCTGTGCATCTTTCCACTCATTCCCTCCCCTAAAGACCAATGTTCAGGTGCAAACAGCACCACAAATATCCCAAATCCCCATTCTCCTTTTGGCTGCCATTGAAACAACCAAACTTATGTAACAAATGTCACTGTTTTTTCCCTCCACCTCTCTGTGTCTGCAGTGATCCCTACGATTATAAAGAAAGAAGTCACTCCTGTAGTGCTGCACATTTTGATGGTGTTCCTGTTGGCTCTTTGTCTGCTGTTCTCTGCCTGCAGCCTGCTACTGTCCCTCTACAACAGCGTCAGCAACCCTTATGAGACCTATCTGGGGCCAATGGGAGTCTACGCCTGCAGCTCCCTCAGCGGTAAGTGACACGGACGCAGATGGAACCAGTGGTAAAGAAGCAatgttggtaacactttactcaaagttttatacataaaggctgacaatacgctgtcattattatgacatgacacctgtcattagcgtGAATAAGGTGTGatgaagactgtcattaagtgtcgtttgttaccctaactctaaccctttgttaccttAACCCAGAGCtttgcaacctgtggctctggagcctcatgtggctctttgactcttttacaATGGCTGCCTAtagtttgagaaaaaatataaaaataatgaattgttggtgattaatgacattaacttcaaataaaactgTGATAAAACCACTGGATcatcataaaaataaatcacattgtgcaataactctgccacaacctcctgcaacctctacagaccatcagctttccctgcacctgtggcttAGCACGAGTTATAAATCCCTGGTAAGtaaactaaacaaagaaaaagacaattctggaagaaaaaagagattttattagtgtggggaaagatttatttaactgccaacatgtcGGCTTAATATcaatgcttgatatgttgcaagaaattagcatgtagcatgtgttgaccgtcATGtttatgtgttatcaaattcaagatattttttgtcggcctttaaatacattaactccAAAAATGTTGTATTCATAACATTATTCGATAGAATTtcaactgtatagaattttaaaCACATATATTCTTCATTGAATAGGTATTTATTTTGGCTCCTGAAAAACTTTAATCTAGGTCAGATTAGGCAAAATgtctcctttgagagtaaaggttgcagacaaacgctaacccctaacccttcgttaccctaacccctaaccctaacttaaCACTGATACAATATCACAAACTTTTTGATGAGTGACACAAGGAAGAAAGGAACACAAATCACAAGCGTCGGTCCATGCGTTGGTCCATATCTTAGAACTCCCTGGggcaaatgtgtcaaactcaaggcccaggggccaaatccagtccCTTAGAgtatcaaatttggcccgcacGAGAAAGTGAGAAAGTCAgaaaaaccatgaatcattgtgtaaattaccaactatttCAATTGTAGTCTAGATAGATATCTATAATACACAAATTttatgaaactccacaatattagcagggctcaaactttcccccatgcttatatcacatgatggcattcaatttaaatctcaaattcttaaaagaactctcaatttttccaaaatcctgtacttttcttcaaattattccgcAAAacttccccaaattacataagaaaaattggccacaaaatcaaaaaaatttaaagtgaagatcctgcagggactgaaatctgtaATTTACTGCTTTATTATAATGTTTTCAAATTTATCTATAtgtggaagtgaaaactagcGCACAATAATGATTCAATTA from Gouania willdenowi chromosome 19, fGouWil2.1, whole genome shotgun sequence includes the following:
- the clrn3 gene encoding clarin-3 — encoded protein: MPSIEKILYFMSSGLVTSISVGLLGFGMSEQWAEATMSCARGGTGFFNGSAVIILDLFNGTLQRNFCPGFGGQEKFEVIPTIIKKEVTPVVLHILMVFLLALCLLFSACSLLLSLYNSVSNPYETYLGPMGVYACSSLSACLSVVVLILFAVNINVTTMAESVVENFVGGVPVDLIDKTTKMKLGYFLVIPYVILSLISIGLIYAYDHAVYTHRREQQRPTEDAPKEIMMY